In Pseudobacter ginsenosidimutans, the following are encoded in one genomic region:
- a CDS encoding TonB-dependent receptor, which yields MNKLFCLLLTTMLTAATASLCAQETITIRIADRTTREAIPGATITTADGRSYVANEKGEISLSSNAASCTVSGIGYASQTVQLSRQQRLVLLEAQAANMQQVIVTANRQVQKRSAAPVAISSISAATIHETKATTIDQLINKTPGVFMVNLGNEQHMMSIRQPMSTKGLYLYLEDGIPIRTSGVFNHNALLEINMTAVKNIEIIRGPSSSMYGAEAIGGAINFITKAAPVEPMARIALQGNNTGYSRADLSTGATFGKLGISFNGYFAQNNNGVLERSDFKKWTGTLRADYAISEKTKLSSSITALDYYSDMRGSLDSTAFRNKDYSTPQTFTWRQVNALRFKTQLDHKWNNGSNTSIALIYRDNSVAQNPSYRVKDDYRRAGANWTGKKSLAHGEINDNSFNSYAAVITHQQQWLNGKLNSVSGISVDLSPSTYESYYIRINQDTVSRKYLSFTERPDSLLSNYYTNISNGAAFTQLDYKLTENLRLVGGLRFDVFRMSFRNYLPPSAFSGSPNTTETYKRFTPKAGLTWQPHKAVGFYANYSEGFVAPQVTELFNGVKVPDLKPQTFFNYEAGGWIHLWNGKIYADWSVYYLQGTNEIISIRFDDGSFGNANAGKTKHQGIEYGINFRPAREWLFRFSGANSTHRFVNYSDKEISYNGKTMNGAPAFTGNAELQYKPNWFPGFRTGIEWQHNGAYWMDPQNTVRDPGFNLLNLRAGYEWKCLEVWCNVINLTDNYYSINTSKSAFGYAYTVANPQSFNIGIAYTITGKKK from the coding sequence ATGAATAAATTGTTTTGTCTGTTGCTGACAACAATGTTGACAGCAGCAACAGCCTCCCTATGCGCACAGGAAACCATTACTATCAGGATCGCAGATAGAACAACCCGTGAAGCCATTCCAGGCGCTACCATTACAACTGCTGACGGAAGAAGTTATGTTGCGAATGAAAAAGGAGAGATCAGCCTTAGCAGCAATGCTGCATCCTGCACCGTGAGCGGTATCGGTTATGCATCACAAACCGTTCAACTCAGCCGGCAACAGCGTTTGGTACTGCTGGAAGCACAGGCCGCCAACATGCAACAGGTAATAGTTACAGCCAATCGCCAGGTACAAAAGAGAAGCGCTGCTCCGGTAGCCATCAGTTCCATCAGCGCTGCCACCATTCATGAAACCAAGGCCACTACCATCGATCAACTCATCAATAAAACACCGGGTGTATTCATGGTGAACCTCGGCAATGAACAACATATGATGAGCATCCGCCAACCCATGAGTACGAAAGGACTTTATCTTTATCTCGAAGACGGTATTCCCATCCGCACTTCCGGCGTTTTCAATCACAATGCATTGCTGGAGATCAATATGACTGCGGTGAAGAATATCGAGATCATCCGTGGGCCCAGCTCCAGCATGTACGGAGCGGAAGCCATTGGCGGCGCTATCAATTTCATCACCAAAGCCGCCCCGGTAGAACCGATGGCACGCATTGCGTTACAAGGCAACAACACAGGTTATAGTCGAGCAGACCTGAGTACCGGTGCCACTTTCGGCAAACTGGGCATTTCATTCAACGGCTATTTTGCGCAGAACAACAATGGCGTGCTGGAAAGAAGCGATTTCAAAAAATGGACAGGCACCCTGCGCGCTGACTATGCAATATCAGAAAAAACAAAACTCTCTTCTTCTATCACTGCACTGGATTATTACAGCGATATGCGTGGCAGTCTCGACAGCACTGCATTTCGCAACAAGGATTACAGCACTCCACAAACATTCACCTGGCGCCAGGTAAATGCCCTCCGCTTCAAAACACAACTTGACCATAAATGGAATAATGGGAGCAATACCAGTATAGCACTCATTTACCGCGACAACAGTGTGGCACAGAATCCATCCTACCGTGTGAAAGACGACTACAGAAGAGCAGGCGCCAACTGGACAGGTAAAAAATCTCTTGCTCACGGAGAGATCAACGATAATTCATTCAACAGCTACGCCGCCGTGATCACACACCAGCAGCAATGGCTGAATGGAAAACTAAATTCCGTGAGCGGCATCAGTGTGGACCTTAGTCCTTCCACTTATGAATCTTATTATATCCGCATCAACCAGGATACAGTATCAAGGAAATACCTTTCCTTCACTGAACGGCCAGACAGCCTGCTCAGTAACTATTACACCAATATCAGCAATGGCGCGGCTTTCACGCAACTGGACTACAAGCTCACAGAAAACCTCCGCCTTGTAGGCGGGCTCCGGTTCGATGTATTCAGAATGTCATTCAGGAACTATCTCCCTCCATCTGCCTTCAGCGGATCACCCAATACAACGGAGACTTATAAGCGATTTACACCCAAGGCAGGCCTTACCTGGCAGCCACATAAAGCCGTTGGATTCTATGCCAATTACAGCGAAGGATTTGTGGCGCCACAGGTAACAGAACTGTTCAACGGCGTTAAAGTGCCCGATCTCAAACCTCAAACCTTCTTCAATTACGAAGCAGGCGGATGGATCCATCTCTGGAACGGAAAGATCTATGCCGACTGGAGCGTTTACTACCTGCAAGGAACAAACGAGATCATCAGTATCCGTTTCGATGATGGCAGCTTCGGCAATGCCAATGCCGGTAAAACAAAACACCAGGGTATCGAATACGGCATCAATTTCCGTCCTGCCCGCGAATGGCTGTTCCGCTTCAGTGGCGCCAATTCCACTCATCGTTTCGTGAACTACTCCGATAAGGAAATTTCTTACAACGGCAAAACCATGAATGGCGCTCCCGCCTTCACAGGCAATGCGGAATTGCAATACAAACCCAACTGGTTCCCGGGTTTCCGCACAGGCATCGAATGGCAGCACAATGGCGCCTACTGGATGGACCCACAGAATACTGTCCGCGATCCCGGTTTCAACCTGCTCAATCTCCGTGCAGGTTACGAATGGAAATGCCTTGAGGTATGGTGCAATGTGATCAACCTCACAGACAATTACTATTCGATCAATACCAGCAAGAGCGCTTTTGGTTATGCCTATACCGTAGCCAATCCGCAGAGCTTCAATATCGGCATTGCTTACACCATCACTGGCAAAAAGAAATAG
- a CDS encoding PepSY domain-containing protein, whose amino-acid sequence MIRKNIYKWHRISSLIIAIPVLLWAISGLMHPLMTTIKPQMATQSLALQPIDSAALETPLPRALEQNKITHFHTMRLVQIDNNWFYQVQLKNGDPPVYLSTKNGKSLRNGDKLYAQYIAKQFLQGQPQPPAEAQDEHAGHDMKEESSSHDCCDAATTCVLADTSGALVESVELVTGFNKEYKYVNRLLPVYKVQFDREDGIRVYVETMQDRFAYAVDNKRAGFDRFFALCHTWDWLSATGRFKYLLMGLITGLGFLTTIMGLYIFFITKTKKGKQPLARTRRTHRIVSLIACAFTLMFTFSGGLHALEKLKTPDPIADNLSNEIPASAVTLNYSRLQAEIPFAVCDLSITRIDSALYWRAVTKNKKVEYLHAAHYTILPNGEEQHALSLATTFSGHAARDVVKMERITKFAGEYGFVNKRLPVWKLSYASNNNERYYVETSTGKCAAQVTDKDLFEGYSFALLHKHHFMDWAGKSARDISTMIAAGLQVIMVLVGLFLFYRWIKRKRS is encoded by the coding sequence ATGATCAGGAAGAATATTTACAAATGGCATCGTATCAGCAGTCTGATCATCGCTATCCCCGTACTGCTCTGGGCCATCAGCGGACTTATGCATCCGCTGATGACCACCATCAAACCGCAAATGGCAACACAGTCACTTGCGCTGCAACCCATCGATTCAGCTGCACTGGAAACTCCATTGCCACGTGCATTGGAACAAAACAAGATCACGCATTTCCATACGATGCGATTGGTGCAGATCGATAATAACTGGTTCTACCAGGTACAATTGAAAAATGGAGACCCGCCGGTATACCTCAGTACGAAGAATGGAAAGAGTCTGCGCAATGGCGATAAACTTTACGCGCAATACATCGCCAAACAATTCCTCCAGGGTCAGCCACAACCGCCGGCCGAAGCCCAGGATGAGCATGCCGGGCATGACATGAAAGAGGAAAGTAGTTCGCATGATTGCTGCGATGCCGCCACCACCTGCGTGCTTGCAGATACAAGCGGCGCACTGGTAGAAAGCGTTGAGCTGGTAACCGGTTTCAACAAGGAATACAAATATGTGAACCGCTTACTGCCGGTTTACAAAGTACAGTTCGACCGCGAAGACGGCATCAGGGTGTATGTTGAAACCATGCAGGACAGATTCGCGTATGCAGTAGACAACAAACGTGCGGGCTTCGACAGGTTCTTTGCGCTCTGCCATACCTGGGACTGGCTGAGCGCCACAGGCCGGTTCAAATACCTGCTGATGGGATTGATCACCGGTCTCGGTTTCCTTACCACCATCATGGGTCTATATATTTTTTTCATCACTAAAACGAAAAAAGGAAAACAACCCCTCGCAAGGACCAGGAGAACGCACCGTATCGTTTCTCTGATTGCATGTGCCTTCACGCTGATGTTCACATTCAGCGGAGGATTGCATGCCCTGGAGAAACTTAAAACGCCCGACCCCATTGCAGACAATCTCAGCAACGAAATACCAGCATCCGCTGTAACGCTCAACTACAGCAGGTTACAGGCCGAGATCCCTTTCGCTGTCTGTGATCTTTCCATCACCAGGATCGACTCCGCCCTTTACTGGCGCGCAGTTACAAAAAACAAAAAAGTGGAATACCTGCATGCTGCTCATTACACAATATTGCCCAATGGTGAAGAACAACATGCGCTTTCTCTCGCCACTACTTTCAGCGGCCATGCAGCCAGGGATGTGGTGAAGATGGAACGCATCACTAAGTTCGCCGGAGAATATGGATTCGTGAACAAGAGATTGCCGGTTTGGAAACTGAGCTATGCCAGTAATAACAATGAAAGATATTATGTAGAGACCAGTACCGGGAAATGTGCAGCGCAGGTAACAGACAAAGATCTTTTTGAAGGATACAGTTTTGCATTGTTACACAAGCATCATTTTATGGACTGGGCAGGAAAATCTGCAAGAGATATCAGTACCATGATCGCTGCTGGCTTGCAGGTGATCATGGTACTGGTTGGATTATTTCTTTTTTACAGATGGATAAAACGAAAAAGATCTTAG